A region of Cataglyphis hispanica isolate Lineage 1 chromosome 8, ULB_Chis1_1.0, whole genome shotgun sequence DNA encodes the following proteins:
- the LOC126851470 gene encoding uncharacterized protein LOC126851470, whose protein sequence is MRKKLMELQMENNDLKNKLTQANEIICKNAEIIADLELKDEKNRTALTHESNRYDAMITQKQNDIAKLQNENQSLHDQLNNVVIELTHSNETILLLRRESDNMAVINVLQANLSDLDIDKERLLLKVDYLKNEIVSCQSSTADIENELRTFSQKNETLKTDIDIVKNTNDQLLYTHEDVIKSLKDTLYTFPGKIYDKIVRLRTEFKEHDTTEIENTSEHQSEEILENEMEKQQPRVYADKSCQQDEEFYTSQCTHDKAVMVAQEADCNTENAEHKLRSLEGQYESKLHEIKNLMDDVKLRDYEIKNLEECITYLLQEKDDLEAKVKSQVEEYQNKLALLKKKYDSSLNAFRKRHNENVERLQMRFEDIMKIDKSPFDSESWLQSLNLKELTELHNRINILSSHAIENTELNITHTETKDHYRPRNNPEEHKFYNKFTLHKQYTTENRLSLNKKASKDEFINKKASKDELIFKNLNTKNNEEKIAITELYSRDFKQKHRFSDNEKKQMENTDTKASKPRIDRTIDWQREKFIYQCSIYHKLNNTR, encoded by the exons atgagaaaaaa GTTGATGGAACTACAAATGGAGaataatgatttgaaaaataagcTTACACAAGCTAACGAGATTATCTGTAAGAACGCCGAAATAATAGCGGATCTAGAACTTAAGGATGAAAAGAATAGAACGGCTTTAACGCATGAAAGCAACAGATACGATGCCATGATAACGCAAAAGCAGAACGATATCGCGAAACTGCAGAACGAGAATCAATCGTTGCACGATCAGTTGAACAATGTTGTAATTGAGCTCACCCATAGCAACgaaacgattttattattgagaaGAGAGAGCGACAATATGGCCGTGATAAATGTTCTGCAAGCGAATCTATCGGACTTAGACATAGATAAGGAGAGACTACTGCTGAAAGTGGACTATCTGAAGAACGAGATAGTGAGTTGTCAAAGTTCCACGGCGGACATCGAGAATGAACTGCGAACGTTCTCGCAGAAAAATGAGACATTGAAAACGGATATagacattgtaaaaaatactaaCGATCAATTGTTATACACACACGAGGACGTGATCAAGTCCTTGAAAGATACCCTGTACACGTTTCCGGggaaaatttatgacaaaatcgTGCGCCTTCGAACGGAATTTAAAGAACACGACACGACAGAGATAGAGAATACATCTGAACATCAAAGCGaagaaattttggaaaatgaaATGGAAAAACAGCAGCCGAGAGTATATGCTGATAAG TCTTGTCAACAAGATGAGGAATTTTACACGAGCCAATGCACGCATGATAAAGCAGTTATGGTCGCTCAAGAAGCAGATTGTAATACTGAGAATGCTGAGCACAAGTTAAGATCTCTTGAAGGACAATATGAGAGCAAACtgcatgaaattaaaaatttgatggaTGACGTAAAGCTGAGAGATTACGAAATAAAGAATCTCGAAGAGTGTATTACCTATCTGTTGCAGGAGAAGGACGATTTAGAAGCTAAAGTTAAA TCCCAGGTAGAGGAGTATCAGAATAAATTGGcgttgttgaaaaaaaaatatgacagtAGTTTGAACGCTTTTCGTAAGAGACATAACGAGAACGTCGAAAGATTACAGATGAGATTCGAAGATATTATGAAAATCGACAAAAGTCCATTTGACTCGGAGAGTTGGTTACAG TCGCTGAACTTGAAGGAACTGACGGAACTACATAATCGAATCAATATTTTGAGCTCACACGCAATTGAGAATACTGAACTAAACATTACACATACCGAAACGAAGGATCATTACAGACCTCGCAATAATCCCGAAGAGCATAAGTTCTATAACAAGTTCACTTTACATAAGCAGTACACGACAGAGAATAGAttgtcattaaataaaaaagcaagtaaagatgaatttataaataaaaaagcaagtaAAGATGAactcattttcaaaaatctcaacacgaaaaataatgaagagaaAATTGCTATAACAGAATTATATTCTCGCGATTTTAAACAGAAACAtag ATTTTCCGATAATGAGAAGAAACAAATGGAAAATACTGATACGAAAGCATCTAAACCTAGAATAGACAGAACC ATTGATTggcagagagagaaatttatctaTCAATGCagcatatatcataaattgaaCAATACTCGCTGA